The DNA sequence ACCCCGAGCGTCAGTGGCAGGTGTCGCGCCACGCCGACGTGGAAGACGTCCCAGGGCGCGGCCCCGACGGCCCCCTCGATCATCAACGCGATGGACAGCCCGTACAGCCAGAGGCCGATGACGAGCCGAAGGATCCGTTCGGGCAGTCGTCCGGCGGTGAGCTGTGCCAGCGGACCGAGATTGGCCAGCTGTGGCTTGCTATTGGTTATTGCCATGGGTTCAGATTGCTCATGATTGGCCTTTTGATACATAGCCAATTGCGCAATACTGGCTTCATGTCTCCCACGATCAGCCCGGACCGTCTCGCCCGATTGGTGGGCGAGTTCGACCGCGCTCCGGCCTACCGCGGGCTCTGCGAGGCGCTCCAGGAACTGATCGGCGACGGGCGTATCCCGATCGGCGCGCGGTTGCCCAGTGAACGCACCGTCACCGCGGCACTGGCGGTGTCGCGGACGACTGTCACCCGGGCCTACGCCGAACTCGCGGCAGCCGGCTTCGCCGTGGCGCGGCAGGGGTCGGGCACCTTCGCCGCCGTTCCCGTGGACCGCCGCAAGGTCCACGACCGTGTTCGCCACCCGCTCGGCATGCCACCGAGCGGCGACTCGGTGGATCTCAGCATTGCCGCGGGCGCCGCCACCCCCGGGACGATGAGCGGCGTCGAGCGGGCGCTGGCCGCGCTTCCGTCGTATCTGGCCGAGGACGGCTACCTGCCCTCGGGACTGCCCGAATTGCAGTCGCGGGTGGCCGAGTCCTTCGCCGCCCGCGGGCTGCCGACCGAGCCCGAGCAGATCGTCATCACGACCGGCGCCCTGGCCGCCGTCGCCACCGTCGCCCGGGCGCTGACCCGGCCCGGCGACCGGGTGATGGTCGAATCTCCGGTCTACGCGAATGCGATCGACGCACTCCGCTTGGGCGGCGCCCGGCTGGTGAGCTCGCCACTGGCCGACCCGCTGGGCGACGCCGGGTGGGATCTCGACGGCGTCGAGGCCACGCTGCGACAGTCCTCACCGAAGCTCGCGTACCTGATCCCGGACTTCCAGAACCCGACCGGGTTCCTCATGAGTGAGGCCGACCGCGCCCGCTACGCCGCCGCGCTGCGTCACTCCCGCACCACGGCGATCGTCGACGAAACCCTGCAGCCACTGTCGTTCGCCGGCGAACCGATGCCCGCGCCCTTCGCGTCGTTCGAGCCGTCGACGGTCACGATAGGCAGCGCGTCCAAGGTCTTCTGGGGTGGACTGCGGGTGGGATGGATCAGAGCGCCGCGGGCTCTGGTCGATCGGCTCGTTGCCGCCCGGGTGCGCGCCGACCTGGGCACGTCGCTGCTCGATCAGCTGGTCGTCACCGAACTCCTCGGCACCGACGGCATCGTCGCGCAGCGTCGCGCCGAGCTGCGCAGCCGGCGCGACTTCCTGGCCGCCGCGCTGCGCCGCGACCTGCCCGACTGGCGGTTCCGGATCCCGCAGGGCGGATTGAGCATGTGGGTCCGGCTGCCGCACGGCAGCGCGACGCGGCTGGCGGTCGAGCTCGAGCGGCACGGCCTCAAGGTCGCACCCGGGCCGGTGTTCACCGTCGAAGGCGGCGCCGACGGGTGGCTGCGCATCCCGTTCGCGAAGCCGGAGGACGAACTCGCCGGGGCGGTGCGGCTGATGGCCGACGTGTGGCCGACCGTCTCCGGTGTGGATGGCGGCACCCAGACCACCCGCACCCTGATCGCCTGACCCCCTGTTCCGCGAGCCCGCGGGTCTGCACAGGACACGCCGGTCCGATGTGGCATTCGGCGCGCTGTCGCCACCGCCGACATCGCACTGTGCGCACGGCGGGAATGCATTCGGACCATGGTCCGTTTAACTCGGATGTACCCCGCCGGCCCAGCCGGCTCCACCCCGAGAAAGAGGCACCCATGACCACCGCCACCGCAGCACTGTCCACCGGCACCTGGACCATCGACCCAGTGCATTCCGCCGTCGGCTTCTCCGTACGCCACCTCATGGTGAGCAAGGTCCGCGGCGAGTTCGAAACGTTCAGCGGCACCATTACGGTCGACGCCGACGGTGCCGCCTCCGTGCGCGCCGAGGTCGCCGTCGATTCCGTCAACACGCGCAACGACCAGCGCGACGAGCACATCAAGTCCGCGGACTTCTTCGACGTCGGAAACCACCCGGTGGCGACGTTCACTTCGACCGGGCTGCGGCAGAGCGGCGACCACTACGTCCTCGACGGTGACTTCACCCTCAAGGGGGTGACCAAGCCGATCTCCCTGGATCTCGAGTTCAACGGCGTCAACCCCGGCATGGGCCACGGCGAGGTCGCCGGCTTCGAGGCGTCAGTGGTCTTGAACCGCAAAGATTTCGGCATCGACATCGACATGCCGCTCGAGACGGGCGGCGCGGTCGTCGGCGACAAGGTCACGATCACCCTGGAGATCGAGGCCGTCAAGCAGGCCTGAGGCACGCAGCGTGACGCCACCGCGACGGCACCCGTCGTCGCGGTGGCGTCACGGCATCACTCCGAGATCACGCCCCACTTCGCCTCGGTGCCCGCATGACCGATCCGCACCACCTGCACCGTCGTCGCAACCCCGATCACGACAGCGACCACCGTGACCACGACAGCGGTCAGCTTCGGGGTGGCATCGGACCTGACGGTGCGCACATGCAGGAACGCGACCGCCAGCGCCATGACGAGCAGCGCGATCGAGAAGTAGATCATGGTTTCGCCACGTTCTTCGTGCGTCTCCAAGATCGCGCTGTGGGTGGGAAAGCTGTTGTACAACCACTCCCCAGCCGACGTCGTCAACGGCGTGAGCACGAGGTTAACGGCGGCGAACGAGACGACGAGCCAGACGAATCGGCGCCGCGCGGCGGGCCACACGGCACACAGAATGCCGAGCAACGCGGTCAGCGGCGCCAGCACCACGATGGCGTGTACCAACAGCGCGTGCGCGGGTAGGCCGGCGACAGTCGTCATGGTGTCTCCTCACCTACTCGAGATCGGGTGGCTGATTTCCCCGATCTGGTCGATGGCCAGCGTCAGCTGATCCCCGGGCCGCAACCAGTGTCCGGTCTCCATCCCGCTGCCGCCCGGCAAGGTGCCGGTGGCGAACAGCTCACCGGCATACAGGTGTTCGTCGCGCGACGCGTGTGCGAGCAGTTCACCGAGGCTCCACCTCATCCCGCGACTGGACACGGCGCTGACGGCGTCGCCGTTGATCGCGACGAATCCGGTCAGGTCGTCGATGCGCGGCAGGATCTCGTCTGCGGTGACGGCCTGCACCGACATCGACGACGCGAAGTGCTTGGCTTTCTGCGGCCCCAACCCGGTCGCCATCTCCGCACGCTGCACGTCGCGGGCGCTGAAGTCGTTGACGACGACGAACGCGCCGATCGCATCCAGCGCCTCGGCCGGTGCGGCATTGAAAAGCGGTGCCCGCAAGACGAATCCGAGCTCCAGTTCGTAATCCAGAGCGGTCGAGTACGAGGGGACGGCGACGGTGGTTCCGCTGGGGACGAAACTCAGATGGTTGGACATGTAGTAGATCGGTTGCCGGTAGAACAGCGCCTTGGGCTTGAACAACGGGAACGGTTTCCCGGTCAGCCGCTCGATTCCCTCGGCGGCCCGGGACTGGCCGGGATGGAAGCGGCGCACCAACCCGCGTGCGGCGTCGACCGCGTGCTGTTCGTAGAGCATGAAATCGCGGAAGGACGTCGGCTGGAACGGCAGCACATGGCCGGCCGCGTCGTGGTGACCGCGGGCCCTTTCCAGCTCCCAGGCGGGGTCGAACACCGCGCCACCGAACACACCGGCATCGGCGCCCGAGGCCCACGACCCGTCGGATTGCAGCGACTGCAGCTCCAGCCGGTCACCGGAGTACACCCGTCGCAGCTTCACCCCAAAGTCATACCACCCCGGGCATGCTCTCTGTGCGCAGTCGCGCGGCGCGAGCGTGCGCAGAATGCCACGATTCGCGGCGCGTCGCCGTGCAGACGCGGGCCCTCGCGGAGAAAGCTCAGGCGGCCAGGGGTGCGTAGGTCGTCGTGCGCTGCCGGGCGGGGCGGCCGATGCCCGCCGCGATCGCCGACAGTTCCTCGATGCTCTTGTAGGAGCCGAACTCCGAGCCGGCCATCCGCGAGATCGTCTCCTCCATCAACGTCCCGCCCAGATCGTTGGCACCACCGCGCAACATGACCTGCGTGCGCTCCACACCGAGCTTCACCCAACTGGTCTGGATATTGGAGATCCTGCCGTGCAACATGATCCGCGCCAACGCGTGCACCGCCCGGTTGTCGCGGTGCGTCGGACCGGGCCGGGCGCCGCCGGCCAGGTACAGCGGGGAGGACTGGTGCACGAACGGCAGCGGCACGAACTCGGTGAACCCGCCGGTGCGGTCCTGGATGCCGGTCAGCACCCGCAGGTGCCCCACCCAGTGCCGGGGCGTGTCGACGTGTCCGTACATCATCGTCGAGCTGGAGCGCAGCCCCACCTCGTGCGCGGTGGTGATCACGTCGATCCACTCGGAGGTGGGCAGCTTGCCCTTGGTCAGCACCCAGCGCACCTCGTCGTCGAGGATCTCGGCGGCGGTGCCCGGAATGGTGTCCAGCCCGGCTTCCCGCAACGCGGTCAACCACTCTCGAATGCTCGAGCCGCTCTTGGTCACCCCGTTGACGATCTCCATCGGCGAGAACGCGTGCACGTGCATCGACGGCACCCTGGCCTTGACGGCACGCACCAGGTCGGCGTAGCCCGTCACCGGCAGATCGGGGTCGATCCCGCCCTGCATGCACACCTCGGTCGCACCGGCGACATGGGCCTGCCAGGCCCGGTCGGCCACCTCCTGGGTCGACAGCGAGAAGGCGTCCGCATCCCCTTTCCGCTGGGCGAACGCACAGAACCGGCAGCCGGTGTAGCAGATGTTGGTGAAGTTGATGTTGCGGTTGACGACGTAGGTGACATCGTCGCCGACGGTGTCGCGGCGCAACGAATCAGCCAGCGCGGCAACAGCATCGAGCGCCGGGCCGTCGGCGGTGGCCAACGCCAGGTACTCGTCGTCGGTGCAACCGGCGGGGTCGCGTTCGGCGGAGCGCAGGGCGGCCAGCACATCGGTGTCGAGGCGTTCGGGCGCCCGGGCGGCCAGCTCGCTGACCTTCTCCCGGATGGCGTCCCAGTCACCGAACGCGCTGCCCAGATCGCTGCGGGTCTCCGTCCGGCGCCCCTGGGAGTCGATCTCCTCGTTCAGGTCGACCCGGCCCAGCGATTCGGCTGCCTCGTCGGGTTCCTGCCACGGGCGACCGGTCGGGTTGACGTCGCGCGCGAACCCGGTCTGCGGGTCGGCCAGCGCCGCGACGTGACCCGCTACCCGCGGATCGATCCAGGCCGCACCGGCGGTGACATAGGGCGGTTGGGCGGTCAGCCGCTGGACCAGGTCGTAACCCGCCTCGGCGGTGACGGCGGCCAGTTCGTCCAGAGCCGGCCAGGGCCGTTCGGGGTTGACGTGGTCGGGGGTCAGCGGCGACACCCCACCCCAGTCGTCGACCCCCGCACCGATCAGCGCCAGGCACTCCGCGCGCGACACCAGGTTGGGGGGTGCCTGGATGCGCATCTTCGGGCCCATCACGAGCCGCGTCACCGCCAACGTGGCCAGGAATTCGTCGATGTCGGCGTCCGGCGTCGACGCCATCGCGGTGTGGTCCTTGGCCCGGAAGTTCTGCACGATCACTTCCTGCACATGACCGAACTCGCGGTGCACCCGGCGGATCGCGTGGATGGTGTCGGCCCGCTCGGCGCGCGTCTCCCCGATACCGACCAACAGGCCGGTGGTGAACGGAATCGAGAGCCGGCCCGCGTCGGCGAGGGTGCGCAGCCGCACCTCGGGATCCTTGTCGGGGCTGCCGTAGTGCGCCTCGCCCTTGGTCTCGAACAGTCGCCGCGACGTGGTTTCCAGCATCATGCCCATCGACGGTGCGACGGGCTTGAGACGGGAGAGCTCCGACCAGCTCATGACTCCGGGGTTCAGATGGGGCAGCAGCCCGGTCTCCTCGAGCACCCGGATCGCCATGGCGCGGACGTAGTCCAGCGTCGAGTCGTAACCGCGTTCGTCGAGCCACTGCCGGGCCTCGTCCCAGCGGGCCTCCGGGCGGTCGCCGAGGGTGAACAACGCTTCCTTGCAACCGAGTTCGGCGCCCCGGCGCGCCACCGCCAGTATCTCGTCGGGCTCCATGTACATGCCCTTGCCCGCCGCGCGCAGCCGGCCCGGGACGGTGACGAAGGTGCAGTAGTGACAGGTGTCCCGGCACAGATGGCTGACGGGGAGGAAGACCTTGCGCGAATAGCTGACCGGCAGCCGGCCGGTAGCCCCACGCCGGCCGGCGGCCTCCAACCCCGCGTCGCGGACGCGGGCCGCGGAGTTGCACAGGTCGGCGAGGTCGGCTCCGCGCGCGCCCATGGCGATGGCCGCTTCGTCGATGTTGAGCGCTACGCCGTCACGGGCACGCCGCAGGACGCGCCGCATGGCGGCCGGACTGGCCGCCTCGGCTTTCGGGGGGACCGCGGGAATGGGCAGCTGCGCGCCGTGCTGGGGGTTCAGAGCCACTCCTGTGTAACCCCACTGGTGTCGTGGATCATCCGCGCGTCTCACTATTTGAAACCGGTGCGCCTGGCATAGGGGTCACAGTAGTAGGAGTCCCCCGCTTCGGTGCGGGCCCCGTCAGCGGGCAACCGGCGGGCGTCGCAGCAGCAACCAGGCGGCGGGAAGGGCACCCACTACGAGGAGCAGCAGCAGCCCGTACTCCATGACACCGGGTCCGCCGAAGACGATGTCGTCACCCGGGCCACCCAGCGTGAAGACCCCGACGGTGGCCAGCCAGGTCCACAACGGCAGCGCCGCCCAGCGCGGCGAGGCGTGCAGTTGCTGCGCCGCCCACACCAGCGCTGCGTTGAGTAGACCGCTGAGCAGGGCACTGATCGGGATCCACACCGACCCCAGATGCACAGGAAGGAAGAAGACGGCCATCAGCGCCGACAGCACACCGTCGACCGCGAGCAGGCCCAGCAGGAGCGGCCGACGCCGATCCGACGCCGGCGGGGCCGCGGCCGTCAGGTCGGGATGCTGTCGAGCAGCGACACCAGCGAACCGACCACCCACTGGAAGTTGTCCAGCCGGTCCTGCCAGTGCTGCAGGTTGGGATCCAGGTCCGGGTCCATGTGGTTTCCCTTCCGCGCGGGTTCGGTTGCGGGCAGCTTACCCGCCTCGACGCGAAGTTACCCCAGGCTCAGCCCGGCGAGCAGATCGGTTTCCCAACCGCGTCCGTCGCGCTCGCCGGCGGTCCCGGCGGCCAGCGTGTAGAACTCGCTCGGTCCGACAGGCAACGCGACGTTGTTGGACAGCGCGCACACCCGACCGTCCGGCGACACCTGCACCTGGGTGGCGTGCGCGCGCAGCGCGGCGACCTTGGCGGACAGGTGCTCGGTGACGTCGAGCGCGGCGTCGATCGCGTCGTCGGGAACCCCGAACCAGATGTCGTCGCCGCTGACCCGGGTCCATCCGGCGGGCACGTCGGCCAGCGCCGCCAGCTCGGCGGCGATCGCCGTGGCCGACGTGACGGTCCAGTAGAACTTCGGCACCTCCCACTGCGCGGCGTCGACCGCCGCCGTCGTCACCCGGTGGGTGTGGATGTGGTCGGGGTGCCCGTAACCCCCCTGCGGGTCGTAGGTGACGACGACATGGGGACGCAGGTCGTCGATGGCCGCGGCCAGGACCGCGGTCTGCTCGGCGACGTCGCCGTCGACGAAGCGTCGCCCGCGGCGCGGCGGCGTGTCGGCCATCCCGGAGTCGCGCCACCGGCCGGCACCGCCGAGGAAGCGGGGCCGGTCCACACCGAGTTCGCGCAGTGCTGCGGTCAATTCGGCGATGCGAAAGCCGCCGAGTTGGTCGGCGTGGTCGACGGCGAGCTGCGCCCACTGCTCCCCGATCACCTCGCCCTCTTCACCCAAGGTGCAGGTGATCACCTGCACCTGCGCGCCCAGGGCTACGTAGCGCGCGATCGTCGCCCCGGTCGTGAGGGTCTCGTCGTCGGGGTGGGCGTGGACGAACAGCAGCCGCGGGGTCTCCATGGTCACCAGCTTGCCCGTACGCAGTGACCCTTGTGAGCCCCAGGGCGGCCGCGCCGTCGGCGAGGGCTTCGGGCCGGAGCCCGACAGGGTCAGCCGATCTGCGCGCCAGGTAACCGCATCGGGTCGTCCTCCAGTGCCGCCCGGTCCCAGCCACCCAGCTCGGCGGCGGCCGAGTAGGTGCTGTGCAGGAATTCGGCAACCGCCCGGTCCGGGTCGGGAGCCGCGCGGGCGACCTCGTAGGGCAACAGGAACTGCTGGAACTCGGCGCTGTAGAACGCTCCATCGGGGCCGGCGGGCTGGTCGGCGAATCCCTCGGGTGCCGGGTAGGCGTAGGAGTAAAAGGCGCCTTCGTCCCCGCCGCCGGGCCAGAAGCCGCAGCTGGACAGCTCGTGCGAGTAGCCCTCGACCATGACCCAGTCCGCGCAGTTCGGCGCTCCCCCGGGGTGCGGCGGCGCCGAGTTCCCGGAGAAACGGGTGCACGCCAGGTCCATCGCACCCCAGAAGAAGTGCACCGGGCTGACCTTGCCGACGAAGTGCGACCGGAACTCGCCGATCGTGCGGTTGGCCTGGAGCAGCTGACGCCAGAACAGCGTGACTGCCTCGGCGTCGTAGGAGGCGTGCTCATGATCCTCGGCGAACGGAATCGCCGGGTCGACCTCGTTGGGCACCGCCCGGATCTGCGCCTCGATACCGAGTGCATCGAGGCGCTCCATCAGCCGCGTGTAGAACTCTGCCACCGCCATGGGCTGCAACGGCAGACTCTCGGCGCCCCCGTCGCTGCTGCGAACCTCGAGTCGGTGGCTGAGGAAATCGAACTCCATCTCGAAGGCCCCGCTGCCGTACGGAATGGTCGACGTCGTCAAGCCGCGGGGACTGACGTAGAGCGTCGCCTGCCACCAGTGGTTGAGCAAGGGGGCGTGTCTCATCCGGATCTTGCCCACGATCTGCGTCCACATGTGCAGGGTGTCGCGGGTGGGGGTCCAGTCCGACACCCGCAGCGTCGGCCAGCTCGTGTTCGTGGTCATCGATACTCCGGATTCGCGTGGTCGGGGTGCGTACCAGCATCCCAGGCGGTGCGCTGATTGCCGTAGGCCGGAATCCCGCCGGCGGCGCGGAGCATGGACGCGAGATGCATCAGGTTGTAGGTCATGAACGCGATGTTGCGGTTGGTGAAGTCGTTCTCCGGGCCGCCGGACCCCTCGTCGAGATAGGACGGCCCGGGGCCGACCTCGCCCAGCCAGCCCGCGTCGGCCTGGGGCGGGACGTTGTACCCGATGTGCTGGAGGCTGAACAGGATGCTCATCGCACAGTGTTTGAGGCCGTCCTCGTTGCCGGTGAGCAGGCATCCACCGACCCGTCCGTAGTACGAATACTGCCCGTGCTCGTTGAGGACGCCGGAGTAGCCGTAGAGCCGCTCGATGACCCTACGTGTCACAGAACTGTTGTCTCCCAGCCAGATCGGCCCGCCGATGACGAGGATGTCGGCGGCCAGCACCCGCGGCAGCAGGGCGGGCCAGTCGTCGCGCTCCCACCCGTGCTCGGTCATGTCCGGACGGACACCGGTGGCGATGTCGTAGTCCACGGCGCGAAACTGGTCCACCGCCACCCCGTTCGCCGCCATGATCGCCGCGCTGCGGTCGATCACTCCCTGGGTGTGGCTGAGGGCCGGTGAGCGGTTGAGGGTGCAGTTGACGTACAACGCGCGCAACCCGGAGAAGTCGGGTCGGTCGCTGCGGGAGTCGGGCATGAAGTCCTTTCACGGACGTACGTGGACACGCGGAGCCGAGCCGGCTGTGGTGGCGCCGCCGTGCCCAGTGTCGGGCAACCACGGTGTCGGCGAATCGGTCAGTGAATCGGTCGGGGCGCCGAGCGGCTACTTTCGGAGTCATGGACCTGTTCGGGCGGCGGACCGAGACCGCGGCCCTGGACGGGTTGCTGGCACAGGCAGCCGACGGCGCGGGGTGCGGGCTGGTCCTGTGGGGTGAGCCGGGAATCGGCAAGTCCGCCCTGCTGGATTACGCCGTCGACGCGGCCGCTGAGGCGACGGTGCTGCGCTGCAGGGGCACCCGGATGGAGGCGAGTCTCGCCTTCGCGGCGCTACACGAACTGCTGTGGCCGGTGCGCGACCGGTTGGAGACGGTTCCGGCGCCGCAGGCCGCCGCCCTGCGCTCGGCGCTGGGGATGAGCGGGGAGCCGGCCAACCGCTTCCTGATCGGCGCCGCCGTGCTGTCCCTGGTCGCCGGCCTGGCCCGGGAGAGACCGGTACTCGTCGTGGTGGACGACGCGCAGTGGGTCGACGAGGAGACCGCTCAGTGCCTGGGCTTCGTCGCCCGGCGGGTGGGGACCGATCCGGTGGCGTTGCTGGTCGCTGCGCACGAGGATCCCGACGCGGGCCCGTGGGAGGGCCTGGCGTCGATGCAGATCACGGGCCTGGCCGACGATGACGCACGGCGTCTGGTCGACGCCGTGACACCGGATGCCGACGAGAGCCTGCGACGCCGCACGGTCGAGATCGCGACAGGCAACCCGCTGGCACTGCGCGAGCTACCCACCCTGAACCAGGAAAAGGTCCTGCCCGGTGCGATCCCGGTCGGGCCCCGGCTGCGGCGCGCGTTCTGCGCGCGAGCCGACACACTGAAGCCCGCAACGCGTGCGTTGTTGCTGCTGGCGGCAGCCGAGGAACGCGGCGACCGGCACCTCGTGCAGCGAGCGGGCGCCGGGTGGGGTGTCGATGGGTCGGCCTGGGAGGAAGCGCTGCGTTCCGGTCTGCTCGAGGCGTCGGGGGCGCGTCTACATTTCCGGCATCCGCTGATCAGGGCGGCCCTCTACGACGGAGCGCCGTTCGGTGAGCGCCAGGCCGCGCACCGGGCGCTGGCTGCGGGCTTGCCGGACAGCGCCGTCGGGGAACGGGCCTGGCATCTGGCTGCCGCCGCGGACACGGCGGACGAGCACGTCGCGGAGCTGCTGGAGCAAACGGCGCAGGGATGTCTGCAGCGTGACGCGGGGCCGACGGCGGCGCGGGCGCTGCAGCGCGCCGCGGAGCTGTCACCGGAGCCGGCCGACGCCGCGCGCCGGCTCGCGATGGCCGCGCGCGCCAGCTGGGGCGCCGGGAATGCCGGGGCCGCACAGAGATTGCTCGCCCACGCGGAGCGCCTGGTGGGCGAAGAACCGGTCGTCCGTCTGAGCGCGGGGCTGCGGGGAATCCTCGAGTTCAGTCACGGCGTGGTCGATCGCGCCCACCGGTACCTCATCAGCGACATGGCGGTCGTCGACGGTAGCCGGGCCGCGGTGGAGTTGGGCGCGGTGGCGGTGCGGGCGGCATGGTCGGCCGGGCGGACCGACCTCCAACAGGACGCGCTGAACCGGCTGCTGTCGCTGCGCGCCGACGACGACCCGGACCTGTCACCGGTCATGCCGGGGCTGAAGTCCTGGTGGTCGTGTTACGACGAAACCGGAGAGTTGGCCGGCTCGCCCCCCGGCCGGGGCGGCGACACGGTCGGTCTGCTCGGCGTCGTTCCCTGGGCGCTACTGCCGCCGACGTTGCTGGTGTGGGCCTGGGGTGCCGAAGGGCCGCTGCGGGACGTACTGGGTCTGCAGGTCGCCACGCTGCGGCGCCGGCAGGATCTTCCCGCGTTGGCGATGGTGTTGTCGCAGAACGCGGTCCTCGACCTGTTCTCCGGTCGATGGCACGCCGCGGCGGAGGCAGCGGACGAGGCACTGCGGCTGGCCGAGGAGGTCGGCGCCGACCACGTCGCCACCCAGTGCCGACTCGCGCTGGCGAGGCTGGCCGCCAGCCGTGGCGACGACGCCGTCGTCGCGGAGAACACCGAGAAGGCGCTTCTCCGATCGGTGCCGCGCGGGGTCCGCGCCTTGAGCGCCTCGGCGTACTGGATACGCGGCCGGGCGGCGCTGTTCGGCGGTCGGCCGCAGGAAGCCCTGCACCACCTGGCGCCGCTCGACGAGCCGGGCCATGACGCCGCGCATCCGACCACAGCCCTGCTGGCCACACCGGACCTGGCGGAGGCGGCGGCGCAGCTCGGCCGGTTCGACGTGGTCGAATCGGGGATCACACGGGCCGACGCCTGGGTCCGCCGCACGGGTGCGACGTGGGCCGGCGCGGCCGCGCACCGGCTCAGGGCCCTCGCCGGGCCCGATGCTGAGCGCCACTTCCAGGCGGCCCTCGACACAAGCGCGGGTGACGACCCGTTCGAGCATGCCCGCACCCGGTTGCTCTACGGAGAATGGCTGCGGCGGGCGCGGCGGCGAGCGGACGCCGTCGAGCAGTTGAACGGTGCCGCCGAGACTTTCGGCCGGGTCGGCGCAACGCTGCTGCGGGACCGGGCACAGCGCGAGCTCGACCTGGCCGGCGGCTCGAGCACTCACGCCGACGCGGCCGGCCTGACCGCCCAGGAGTTGCGGGTCGCCCGGCTGGCCTCCGGCGGTCTGACGAATCGGGAGATCGCGGCGCAGCTGCTGATCAGCCACCGCACCGTCGGCCACCACCTGTCCAACGTGTACCTCAAGCTCGGAGTCACCTCGCGTGCCGAGCTCGCGCGGATCGACATGTCCGGAGACTTCCACCTTCGCGGATGACCGATTGCGCGACCGATTCGCGCGGGCCCGCGTCCTCATAGCGTCGCCACCATGGTCGAGATCGAGGGTGCGATGAGCTGGGACGCGATCGACAGGACCGGAGCCGCGGTGACGATCGGGCTCGAGGACGCGAACCCGATCGGGGCCTACACCGTCGCGTTCAGCCACGGATCACCGATCGGCAGAGCGCAGTTCATCGATTCATCCACCGTCGCCGGTGAGAGGATCTTCTTCCACACCGAGGTCGACGAGGAATTCGGCGGCCGCGGCCTGGCCGGCGTGCTGATGCGAGTAGCGCTGGCGGACAGCATCCGCAGGAACCTCAGCGTGGTGCCGGTCTGCCCGTTGTTCGCCCGCCACCTGAAGGCCCACGGCGACGAGTTCGTGGCCGCTGGTGGCGCGTTCCGCCGCCCGAACCGTGACGACGTCGCACTGGCGACGCGGGTGGCCCGGGCCCGCCGGGACGGCACGTAATCGCCAGGATTGGCATAGATTCGGCGCGTG is a window from the Mycolicibacterium poriferae genome containing:
- a CDS encoding DUF5996 family protein; the encoded protein is MTTNTSWPTLRVSDWTPTRDTLHMWTQIVGKIRMRHAPLLNHWWQATLYVSPRGLTTSTIPYGSGAFEMEFDFLSHRLEVRSSDGGAESLPLQPMAVAEFYTRLMERLDALGIEAQIRAVPNEVDPAIPFAEDHEHASYDAEAVTLFWRQLLQANRTIGEFRSHFVGKVSPVHFFWGAMDLACTRFSGNSAPPHPGGAPNCADWVMVEGYSHELSSCGFWPGGGDEGAFYSYAYPAPEGFADQPAGPDGAFYSAEFQQFLLPYEVARAAPDPDRAVAEFLHSTYSAAAELGGWDRAALEDDPMRLPGAQIG
- a CDS encoding flavodoxin family protein, whose product is MPDSRSDRPDFSGLRALYVNCTLNRSPALSHTQGVIDRSAAIMAANGVAVDQFRAVDYDIATGVRPDMTEHGWERDDWPALLPRVLAADILVIGGPIWLGDNSSVTRRVIERLYGYSGVLNEHGQYSYYGRVGGCLLTGNEDGLKHCAMSILFSLQHIGYNVPPQADAGWLGEVGPGPSYLDEGSGGPENDFTNRNIAFMTYNLMHLASMLRAAGGIPAYGNQRTAWDAGTHPDHANPEYR
- a CDS encoding ATP-binding protein yields the protein MDLFGRRTETAALDGLLAQAADGAGCGLVLWGEPGIGKSALLDYAVDAAAEATVLRCRGTRMEASLAFAALHELLWPVRDRLETVPAPQAAALRSALGMSGEPANRFLIGAAVLSLVAGLARERPVLVVVDDAQWVDEETAQCLGFVARRVGTDPVALLVAAHEDPDAGPWEGLASMQITGLADDDARRLVDAVTPDADESLRRRTVEIATGNPLALRELPTLNQEKVLPGAIPVGPRLRRAFCARADTLKPATRALLLLAAAEERGDRHLVQRAGAGWGVDGSAWEEALRSGLLEASGARLHFRHPLIRAALYDGAPFGERQAAHRALAAGLPDSAVGERAWHLAAAADTADEHVAELLEQTAQGCLQRDAGPTAARALQRAAELSPEPADAARRLAMAARASWGAGNAGAAQRLLAHAERLVGEEPVVRLSAGLRGILEFSHGVVDRAHRYLISDMAVVDGSRAAVELGAVAVRAAWSAGRTDLQQDALNRLLSLRADDDPDLSPVMPGLKSWWSCYDETGELAGSPPGRGGDTVGLLGVVPWALLPPTLLVWAWGAEGPLRDVLGLQVATLRRRQDLPALAMVLSQNAVLDLFSGRWHAAAEAADEALRLAEEVGADHVATQCRLALARLAASRGDDAVVAENTEKALLRSVPRGVRALSASAYWIRGRAALFGGRPQEALHHLAPLDEPGHDAAHPTTALLATPDLAEAAAQLGRFDVVESGITRADAWVRRTGATWAGAAAHRLRALAGPDAERHFQAALDTSAGDDPFEHARTRLLYGEWLRRARRRADAVEQLNGAAETFGRVGATLLRDRAQRELDLAGGSSTHADAAGLTAQELRVARLASGGLTNREIAAQLLISHRTVGHHLSNVYLKLGVTSRAELARIDMSGDFHLRG
- a CDS encoding GNAT family N-acetyltransferase; the encoded protein is MVEIEGAMSWDAIDRTGAAVTIGLEDANPIGAYTVAFSHGSPIGRAQFIDSSTVAGERIFFHTEVDEEFGGRGLAGVLMRVALADSIRRNLSVVPVCPLFARHLKAHGDEFVAAGGAFRRPNRDDVALATRVARARRDGT